The following are encoded in a window of Solidesulfovibrio magneticus RS-1 genomic DNA:
- a CDS encoding patatin-like phospholipase family protein, with translation MKILSIDGGGMKGLLPALVLAAFENAIGQSISRHFDLIAGTSTGGILALGLAAGLPAMRLAEFYLERGPAIFSRSLKKRLASLGGMADELYDAGELEVALWEVFGDRMLSDVETRAMAVAYDIEMRDLALFTSWGGGFYRMADVARATSAAPTFFEPCRIKSLGGLERACIDGGVVANNPARLALVAGLALGAPLSAVRLVSLGTGRCEKPILLEAARSYGLAQWAPRLLDVMFAGQAELVDMDCRATLGEGYLRLQAELPEPVAMDATDAKSLGVLKLAAKQLAGSPEAVRALELAGAA, from the coding sequence GTGAAGATCCTGTCCATTGACGGCGGCGGCATGAAGGGGTTGCTGCCGGCCTTGGTGCTGGCCGCCTTTGAGAACGCCATCGGCCAGTCGATCAGCCGGCACTTTGACCTCATTGCTGGCACCTCCACCGGCGGCATCCTCGCCCTGGGCCTCGCGGCCGGCCTGCCGGCCATGCGGCTGGCCGAGTTCTACCTGGAGCGCGGGCCGGCCATCTTTTCGCGGTCCCTCAAAAAACGCCTGGCGTCCCTTGGTGGCATGGCCGACGAACTCTACGACGCGGGCGAACTCGAAGTGGCCTTGTGGGAAGTGTTCGGCGACCGGATGCTGTCCGACGTGGAAACCCGGGCCATGGCCGTGGCCTACGACATCGAGATGCGCGACCTGGCCCTGTTCACCTCCTGGGGCGGCGGGTTCTACCGCATGGCCGACGTGGCCCGGGCCACCTCGGCCGCGCCGACCTTTTTCGAGCCCTGCCGCATCAAATCCCTTGGCGGCTTGGAGCGGGCCTGCATCGACGGCGGCGTGGTCGCCAACAATCCGGCCCGTCTGGCCCTGGTGGCCGGGCTGGCCCTGGGCGCGCCGCTGTCGGCCGTGCGGCTGGTTTCCCTGGGCACGGGGCGGTGCGAAAAGCCCATCCTGCTGGAGGCGGCCCGGTCCTATGGCCTGGCCCAGTGGGCTCCGCGCCTGCTCGACGTCATGTTTGCCGGCCAGGCCGAGCTGGTGGACATGGACTGCCGGGCCACCCTGGGCGAGGGCTATCTCCGGCTGCAGGCTGAGCTGCCCGAACCCGTGGCCATGGACGCAACGGACGCCAAATCCCTGGGCGTCCTCAAGCTGGCCGCCAAGCAGCTGGCCGGGAGCCCCGAGGCCGTACGGGCCCTGGAACTGGCGGGGGCGGCCTGA
- a CDS encoding phage terminase large subunit family protein, protein MVLDRGPFSFSRHECLELPYGDDHPRQVELKCAQMGNTTRAMLRAFWCALYMAFVGILYLFPSRTGSSAFSRSRVSPLVERNPDSLARYVVNTDSVELKQVRGKNLLFRGTKSLEGLRSDPVDFVIYDEFDLFPVGIEAVARERMAHSDHKWEHFLSNPTLPDFGIDRLYQLTDQRRWLLKCPRCGGWTDVVEEWEAAAAPRERAVPDLLWERRDGSVDLRCLRCREGVLDPARGEWVARRPAVEDWRGYQYSQLYSQYVRPAEILSQYRTTLNMGAFYNYKLGLPYVEADCRITKEEVLALCGSHGIGATDPGPCCMGVDQGKGLHVVVGRRDGFIVHVAEYRDFEELDRLMAAFGVTRCVIDGMPETRKAREFAGRFPGRVFLNWYSPHQKGGYAWNEKTLQVSVNRTESMDASHTALSARRLALPRQCGPVEAFAAHCANTAKKLEEDEETGSKAYTWVKLGPDHFRHALNYWCIAADFSSNSFYAGMQLR, encoded by the coding sequence GTGGTCCTGGACAGGGGCCCCTTCTCTTTCTCCCGTCACGAATGCCTGGAACTGCCCTACGGCGACGACCATCCCCGGCAGGTCGAACTCAAATGCGCCCAGATGGGCAACACCACTCGGGCCATGCTGCGGGCCTTCTGGTGCGCCCTGTACATGGCCTTCGTGGGCATCCTGTACTTGTTTCCGTCGCGCACGGGATCGTCGGCGTTTTCCCGGTCGCGCGTTTCGCCGCTGGTGGAGCGCAACCCGGATTCCCTGGCCCGGTACGTCGTGAACACCGACTCAGTGGAGCTCAAGCAGGTGCGCGGCAAGAACCTGCTGTTTCGCGGCACGAAGTCCCTGGAAGGGCTGCGCTCCGACCCGGTGGACTTCGTGATCTACGACGAGTTCGACCTGTTCCCCGTGGGCATTGAGGCCGTGGCCCGGGAGCGCATGGCCCATTCCGACCACAAGTGGGAGCATTTCCTGTCCAACCCGACGCTGCCGGATTTCGGCATCGACCGGCTCTACCAGCTCACGGACCAGCGCCGCTGGCTGCTCAAGTGCCCCCGGTGCGGGGGCTGGACCGACGTGGTGGAGGAGTGGGAGGCGGCCGCCGCCCCCCGCGAGCGGGCCGTGCCGGACCTACTGTGGGAGCGCCGGGACGGGTCCGTGGACTTGCGCTGCCTGCGTTGCCGCGAGGGTGTGCTGGATCCGGCCCGGGGCGAGTGGGTGGCGCGCCGGCCGGCGGTGGAGGACTGGCGGGGCTACCAGTACAGCCAGCTCTATTCGCAGTACGTCAGGCCGGCCGAAATCCTGTCCCAGTACCGCACGACGCTCAACATGGGCGCGTTTTACAACTACAAGCTCGGCCTGCCCTACGTGGAGGCCGATTGCCGCATCACGAAGGAGGAGGTCCTGGCCCTGTGCGGTTCCCACGGCATCGGGGCGACGGATCCGGGGCCGTGCTGCATGGGCGTCGACCAGGGCAAGGGGCTGCATGTGGTGGTCGGTCGGCGCGATGGCTTTATCGTGCACGTGGCCGAGTACCGGGATTTCGAGGAGCTAGACCGGCTGATGGCGGCCTTTGGCGTGACCCGCTGCGTCATCGACGGCATGCCCGAGACCCGAAAGGCCCGGGAATTCGCCGGGCGCTTCCCCGGCCGCGTGTTCCTCAACTGGTACAGCCCGCATCAGAAGGGCGGCTATGCCTGGAACGAGAAGACCCTCCAGGTGTCGGTGAACCGCACCGAATCCATGGACGCCTCCCACACGGCCCTGTCTGCCAGGAGGCTGGCGCTGCCGCGCCAGTGCGGGCCGGTGGAGGCCTTTGCGGCCCACTGCGCCAATACGGCCAAGAAACTGGAAGAGGACGAGGAAACAGGCAGCAAGGCCTATACCTGGGTCAAGCTCGGGCCGGACCACTTCCGGCACGCCCTGAACTATTGGTGCATAGCGGCGGATTTTTCCAGCAACAGCTTTTACGCGGGGATGCAGCTGCGATGA
- the gp10 gene encoding capsid staple protein yields the protein MSKLVSMARTAAERKTERKGQAVASRDGEKFPWGLGLSLDGGSLRKLGRSVGDFVVGETVELACRARVTRVNSTADQTGDESSVVLQIEALGVESPESKRAEAIRKVYGRSQ from the coding sequence ATGAGCAAGCTTGTGAGCATGGCCCGGACGGCGGCGGAGCGGAAGACGGAAAGGAAAGGGCAGGCCGTTGCCTCGCGGGACGGGGAAAAGTTCCCGTGGGGATTGGGCCTTTCCTTGGACGGCGGATCGCTTCGGAAGCTCGGCCGCTCGGTCGGCGATTTTGTCGTGGGGGAAACCGTGGAACTGGCCTGCAGGGCCCGGGTGACGCGGGTCAACAGCACGGCGGACCAAACCGGAGACGAGTCCAGCGTCGTGCTGCAGATCGAGGCCCTGGGCGTGGAATCTCCTGAGAGCAAGCGGGCCGAGGCGATCCGGAAGGTTTATGGCCGCAGCCAATAG
- a CDS encoding phage holin family protein, giving the protein MFGLVWDHLLEVGRDLLVGWLGKTICSTILAVACSLLGGWDRLTSGLFLLWGFDFALGFTRAWIDGCLSRRRFLRGLSKFFLYAAAIFAAVTLDSMLNFKAGGWLHFDFRAGIILYLAINEMLSIMGHLRALGCPLPQAIVKRLTDYRDGVAFTCRPSKERRDG; this is encoded by the coding sequence ATGTTCGGGCTGGTCTGGGACCACCTGCTCGAAGTTGGCCGGGACCTGCTGGTCGGCTGGCTGGGCAAGACGATCTGTTCCACGATCCTGGCCGTGGCCTGCAGCCTGCTCGGGGGCTGGGACAGGCTGACAAGCGGCCTGTTTCTTTTGTGGGGCTTTGACTTCGCCCTCGGCTTCACCCGGGCCTGGATCGACGGCTGCCTGTCACGGCGGCGCTTCCTGCGCGGCCTGTCCAAGTTCTTCCTGTACGCGGCGGCCATTTTCGCGGCCGTGACCCTGGATTCCATGCTCAATTTCAAGGCCGGCGGCTGGCTGCACTTCGACTTCCGGGCCGGCATCATCCTCTACCTCGCCATAAACGAAATGCTGTCCATCATGGGGCACTTGCGGGCGCTCGGCTGCCCGCTGCCCCAGGCCATCGTCAAACGCCTCACCGACTACCGCGACGGCGTGGCCTTCACCTGCCGGCCGTCCAAGGAACGCCGCGATGGCTAG
- a CDS encoding transglutaminase-like domain-containing protein: MDNLFEFFASIEGLAAVPASAGDTLPLLLVDGRGGATGSVSLPLFAIEGISFGLDTPIDSGATSAAVVSLLQQGHDTLIQAAARICAYDDNDDQRAISVVYFVSNLLTYVQDGSGIGDRWTGAVATWKRKYGDCEDGAFLIHALLLAAGVDPGRVRTLCGRALSTDLAEIGHAWVIYRRRSDEEWIPLEWTKQPSPYDVTADQIKRQLDMRETYTRITHVLTATSFAAVDSAGYYAQLAVNRASGAVSLPLFQLSATTGNHAEGEIELFRDFDGGLTLAVEGRGGARGAVGLPLFGISGTASQANTATGDVALPLFSVDGRGGANGECALPLFDVSGRCCNAARGSVTLPLFRINAAADHDNLANGKVMLPLFVVRGHAVQDNRARGEVVLPLLGIRGRGAQGPSAQGLVTLPLFQVAGTAHQESVARGEILLPLFEVRGHAVQGVPGFSAVLSHDPSRWL, translated from the coding sequence ATGGATAATCTCTTCGAGTTCTTCGCGTCCATCGAAGGACTGGCGGCCGTCCCGGCGTCTGCCGGCGACACGCTGCCGCTGTTGCTGGTTGATGGCCGGGGAGGGGCAACCGGGAGTGTGTCTCTGCCGCTCTTTGCGATCGAGGGGATTTCTTTCGGCCTGGATACGCCCATCGACAGCGGGGCCACGTCGGCGGCCGTCGTCAGCCTGCTGCAGCAGGGCCATGACACGCTCATCCAGGCGGCGGCGCGGATTTGCGCCTACGACGACAATGACGACCAGCGCGCCATTTCCGTGGTCTATTTCGTCTCCAATCTCCTGACCTACGTGCAGGACGGTTCCGGCATCGGCGACCGCTGGACCGGTGCGGTGGCCACCTGGAAGCGCAAATACGGCGACTGCGAGGACGGGGCCTTCCTGATCCATGCCTTGCTGCTGGCAGCCGGGGTCGATCCAGGCCGGGTGCGCACGCTTTGCGGCCGGGCCCTGTCCACGGACCTTGCCGAGATCGGCCATGCCTGGGTCATCTACCGCCGGCGTTCGGACGAGGAGTGGATTCCTCTTGAGTGGACCAAGCAGCCCTCGCCCTATGACGTGACGGCGGACCAGATCAAGCGCCAGCTGGACATGCGGGAGACGTACACGCGCATTACCCATGTCCTGACCGCGACGTCTTTCGCGGCTGTGGACTCGGCCGGCTATTACGCCCAGCTCGCCGTCAACCGGGCGTCCGGCGCGGTCTCGCTGCCGCTTTTCCAGTTGTCCGCAACGACCGGCAACCATGCCGAAGGCGAGATCGAGCTTTTTCGGGATTTCGACGGCGGGCTGACCCTGGCTGTGGAGGGTCGGGGTGGGGCGCGCGGCGCTGTGGGCCTGCCGCTCTTTGGTATTTCCGGCACGGCTTCCCAAGCCAATACGGCCACGGGCGACGTGGCGTTGCCGTTGTTCTCGGTGGACGGCCGGGGCGGCGCGAACGGGGAATGCGCGCTGCCGTTGTTCGATGTTTCCGGCCGCTGCTGCAATGCCGCGCGCGGCTCCGTGACGCTGCCGCTGTTCCGCATCAACGCGGCGGCCGACCACGACAACCTGGCCAATGGGAAAGTGATGCTGCCGTTGTTCGTGGTCCGGGGCCACGCCGTCCAGGACAACCGCGCCCGGGGCGAGGTGGTGTTGCCGCTGCTGGGCATCCGGGGGCGGGGCGCGCAAGGGCCGTCTGCCCAAGGTTTGGTCACGCTCCCCCTGTTCCAGGTCGCCGGCACGGCGCATCAGGAGTCCGTGGCCCGTGGCGAGATCCTCCTGCCGCTTTTTGAGGTGCGCGGGCACGCCGTCCAGGGCGTCCCTGGTTTTTCAGCGGTCCTTTCCCACGATCCTTCGAGGTGGCTATGA
- a CDS encoding portal protein, protein MASERLALLASKLAKEFRDAQRARQPWEMKWLERYRMYMGEYDEAVANSFSANASKLFVNKCRVKVDTIVSRLMEILFPQAGDRNWSIEPTPEPVLEPAMMDFIAGVRRAYGDAEAVKFLQDIAKQRSEAMSRVIADQLAESPDHVGYRATIREVILDGAIYGMGIHKGPLVDERKRRVWTAKLVAEPGVDGRAIQREAWVLDTSPVERRPYYRRVSPWSFYWDQSANRRMGDCRYGYEEYRMVYGDVLELAGRTGFDGDVVRAYLAEKRDGDATEYDFESQLRSINGGTPEPQLQGRWRVLERYGWLRGDELEECGVDLGNDPVQADYFCNVWMLGGKIIKAVRAPIRGVEFPFQIFPMFRDDSSLCGLGVTGVYRDAQSAINAVVRAMMDNARMSLGPIGGVNVPALQQTLDADNIRGGTWLKFDTGEDMSKAITFWQASSHTSDYLALAKYFDDMGDELTVPRWVHGDGNVSDAARTLGGLSMLMNAMSINLAEMVKIFDDEVTSQFVTALYHWNMDFNPRPDIKGDFSVVARGATALMSKEVQSQRLIQFMTMCASNPQFAPMLDVNKGLRQVATSMQIPADIVYDQATVELNQERQMAMQVRIEQATKLETLLNSMNSRGITPDAALQRMLAEALQGMAVQQPQPQQAPAAPAPGDFGLRVVASRPPTAGLGLTEAA, encoded by the coding sequence ATGGCTAGCGAAAGACTGGCCCTGCTGGCCTCCAAGCTCGCCAAGGAGTTCCGGGATGCCCAGCGGGCGCGGCAGCCTTGGGAAATGAAGTGGCTGGAGCGCTACCGCATGTACATGGGCGAGTACGACGAGGCCGTGGCCAACAGCTTCAGCGCAAACGCCAGCAAGCTGTTCGTCAACAAGTGCCGGGTCAAGGTGGACACCATCGTGTCCAGGCTCATGGAGATCCTGTTTCCCCAGGCCGGGGACCGTAACTGGTCCATCGAACCCACGCCCGAGCCGGTGCTGGAGCCGGCCATGATGGATTTCATCGCCGGGGTGCGCCGTGCTTATGGCGACGCCGAAGCCGTGAAGTTCCTCCAGGACATCGCCAAGCAGCGCTCCGAAGCCATGTCCCGGGTCATCGCCGACCAACTGGCGGAAAGCCCGGACCATGTCGGCTACCGCGCCACCATCCGGGAAGTCATCCTGGACGGGGCCATCTACGGCATGGGCATCCACAAGGGGCCGTTGGTGGACGAGCGCAAACGCCGGGTCTGGACGGCCAAACTGGTGGCCGAGCCGGGCGTCGACGGCCGGGCCATCCAGCGCGAAGCCTGGGTGCTCGATACCTCGCCGGTGGAACGCCGCCCGTATTACCGCCGGGTTTCCCCATGGTCATTTTATTGGGACCAGTCGGCCAACCGCCGGATGGGGGATTGCCGGTACGGCTACGAAGAATACCGGATGGTGTACGGTGATGTGCTGGAGCTGGCGGGCCGGACCGGTTTCGACGGCGACGTGGTCAGGGCCTATCTGGCGGAAAAGCGGGACGGCGACGCCACGGAGTACGACTTTGAATCCCAGCTGCGCAGCATCAATGGCGGCACCCCGGAACCCCAACTCCAAGGCCGCTGGCGGGTCCTGGAGCGGTACGGCTGGCTGCGCGGCGACGAATTGGAGGAGTGCGGCGTCGACCTGGGCAACGATCCGGTCCAGGCCGACTATTTCTGCAACGTTTGGATGCTTGGCGGCAAGATCATCAAGGCGGTGCGCGCCCCGATCCGGGGCGTGGAATTTCCTTTCCAGATTTTTCCCATGTTCCGCGATGACTCCAGCCTGTGCGGCCTGGGGGTCACGGGGGTGTATCGTGACGCCCAGTCTGCCATAAACGCCGTGGTCCGGGCCATGATGGACAATGCCCGGATGTCCCTGGGCCCTATCGGCGGGGTCAACGTCCCAGCCCTGCAGCAGACCCTGGACGCGGACAACATCCGTGGCGGCACATGGCTCAAGTTCGATACCGGCGAGGACATGAGCAAGGCCATCACCTTTTGGCAGGCCTCGAGCCACACCAGCGACTACCTGGCCCTGGCCAAATACTTCGACGACATGGGCGACGAGCTGACCGTGCCGCGCTGGGTGCACGGCGACGGCAACGTTTCCGACGCCGCGCGCACCCTGGGCGGCCTGTCCATGCTCATGAACGCCATGAGCATCAACCTCGCCGAGATGGTCAAGATCTTCGACGACGAAGTGACCTCGCAGTTCGTCACCGCCCTGTACCACTGGAACATGGACTTCAATCCGCGCCCGGACATCAAGGGCGATTTCTCGGTGGTGGCCCGGGGGGCGACGGCGCTCATGTCCAAGGAAGTGCAGTCCCAGCGGCTCATCCAGTTCATGACCATGTGCGCCTCGAATCCGCAGTTCGCGCCCATGCTGGACGTCAACAAGGGGCTGCGCCAGGTGGCCACGTCCATGCAGATCCCGGCGGACATCGTCTACGACCAGGCCACGGTCGAGCTCAACCAGGAACGGCAGATGGCCATGCAGGTGCGGATCGAACAGGCCACCAAGCTCGAAACGCTCCTCAATTCCATGAACTCGCGCGGCATCACGCCGGATGCGGCCTTGCAGCGGATGTTGGCGGAAGCCCTGCAGGGCATGGCCGTCCAGCAACCCCAGCCCCAGCAAGCCCCGGCCGCCCCGGCTCCCGGCGACTTTGGCCTGCGCGTCGTGGCCTCACGGCCGCCGACCGCCGGCCTGGGGCTTACGGAGGCCGCATGA
- a CDS encoding N4-gp56 family major capsid protein, whose amino-acid sequence MSNLMTKSELPDSEEVHLHKPFLERAKFKMILGNFAYVIEIPQNSSMTVKARRYLSIPVVRKPLSEGVTPEGLNVTLEDIYFTLEQYGNWLGFSDMVELTHKDPVLQEFAGLLGEHAAELIERVRISRLMAGTNVFYANGASRSAVNTVVTKDLLRRVETALVVNRAQRHTRMVRSTTAYGTEAIPPCFVGFCHPYMANDIRDIDGFIPVHKYGNISPWDNEIGMVSGIRFLLEDLFEPFADAGGAVSAGLLSTSGTNCDVYPMLICGKDAFADVPLKGFPMKNADASGDMILPVKLLVLKSGVARDGDPIGQRGTMGYKLVNAGGILNDPFMIRVEAAASF is encoded by the coding sequence ATGTCCAACCTGATGACCAAGAGCGAACTGCCGGACTCGGAAGAAGTCCACCTGCACAAGCCCTTTCTGGAACGCGCCAAGTTCAAGATGATTCTGGGCAATTTCGCCTATGTGATCGAGATCCCCCAGAACAGCAGCATGACGGTCAAGGCGCGGCGGTATCTGTCCATTCCGGTGGTCCGAAAGCCCCTGTCGGAAGGCGTCACGCCCGAAGGCCTGAACGTCACCCTGGAAGACATCTACTTCACCCTGGAACAGTACGGCAACTGGCTCGGCTTTTCCGACATGGTCGAGCTGACCCACAAGGATCCGGTGCTGCAGGAATTCGCCGGCCTGCTTGGCGAACACGCGGCCGAACTCATCGAGCGCGTGCGCATTTCCCGCCTGATGGCCGGAACCAACGTCTTCTACGCCAACGGCGCTTCCCGGTCGGCGGTCAACACCGTGGTCACCAAGGATCTGCTGCGCCGGGTGGAGACCGCGCTTGTGGTCAACCGGGCCCAGCGCCACACCAGGATGGTCCGGAGCACCACCGCCTACGGCACCGAGGCGATTCCGCCGTGCTTCGTGGGGTTCTGCCATCCGTACATGGCTAACGACATCCGCGACATCGACGGCTTCATCCCGGTGCACAAGTACGGGAACATCTCCCCCTGGGACAACGAGATCGGCATGGTGTCCGGCATCCGCTTCCTCCTCGAAGACCTGTTCGAGCCCTTCGCTGATGCCGGCGGCGCGGTATCCGCCGGCCTGCTCTCCACCAGCGGCACCAATTGCGACGTCTACCCCATGCTCATTTGCGGCAAGGACGCCTTTGCGGACGTGCCCCTCAAGGGCTTCCCCATGAAAAACGCGGACGCCAGCGGCGACATGATCCTGCCGGTGAAGCTGCTGGTGCTCAAATCCGGTGTGGCGCGCGACGGCGACCCCATCGGCCAGCGCGGTACCATGGGCTACAAACTGGTCAATGCCGGCGGCATCCTCAACGATCCCTTTATGATCCGCGTCGAAGCGGCGGCTAGCTTCTAG
- a CDS encoding transglycosylase SLT domain-containing protein yields the protein MSFFGVTQEQIRQLSEEAAHVHGLPPQIVYAVIRHESGGGNVWAWNPEPKYRYFWDCRLKKPFRAVTDAEIASERPPADFQAAARGVDPDCEWWGQQASWGLMQMMGAVARERGFDGAFLNELHDPKLNIDIGCRHLAGYAKRYLASLGWEGVLRAYNGGPYAATHNTNPQYPPKVAAFIEGGLPHA from the coding sequence ATGTCGTTTTTCGGCGTCACCCAGGAGCAGATCCGCCAATTGTCCGAGGAAGCCGCCCATGTCCACGGGCTGCCGCCCCAGATCGTCTACGCCGTCATCCGGCACGAGTCGGGCGGCGGCAACGTCTGGGCCTGGAATCCCGAACCGAAGTACCGGTATTTTTGGGACTGCAGGCTGAAAAAGCCCTTCCGGGCCGTGACCGACGCGGAGATCGCCTCCGAACGGCCGCCGGCGGATTTCCAGGCCGCCGCCCGTGGCGTGGATCCGGACTGCGAGTGGTGGGGCCAGCAGGCGTCCTGGGGCCTCATGCAGATGATGGGCGCGGTGGCCCGTGAACGCGGCTTTGACGGCGCGTTTTTGAACGAGCTGCACGATCCTAAACTCAACATCGACATCGGCTGCCGGCATCTGGCCGGCTACGCCAAGCGCTACCTCGCCTCCCTGGGCTGGGAAGGGGTGCTGCGCGCCTACAACGGCGGGCCCTACGCCGCCACGCACAACACCAATCCCCAATATCCGCCAAAGGTGGCGGCCTTTATCGAGGGAGGGCTGCCCCATGCCTAA
- a CDS encoding tyrosine-type recombinase/integrase produces MAVPKDDETKSRKKPPNNHAPKGSAIAVDPIKSPRALATIARLLADRPRDHALFVLGIHSALRAGDLLALTVGRVKAILADPDDGDVVRESKEHKLRRICANKAVRTAVERLLASRPWQDGDLLFQGKRGPLTTSWLRRMVIGWCEAVNLPGHYGSHTLRKTFGYQMRVNHNVDIPTLMAVYNHATQKQTLDYLCIQPDEIRSVYAIELV; encoded by the coding sequence GTGGCGGTTCCGAAAGACGACGAAACAAAGAGCCGGAAAAAGCCGCCCAACAACCACGCGCCCAAGGGCTCGGCCATCGCCGTGGACCCGATCAAAAGCCCCAGGGCGCTGGCGACCATTGCCAGGCTCTTGGCCGACCGGCCGCGCGACCACGCCCTGTTTGTGCTCGGGATCCACTCGGCCCTGCGGGCCGGCGATCTGCTGGCCCTGACCGTGGGCCGGGTCAAGGCCATCCTGGCCGATCCGGACGACGGCGACGTGGTGCGCGAGAGCAAGGAGCACAAACTGCGGCGGATATGCGCCAACAAGGCCGTCAGAACGGCCGTGGAGCGGCTTTTGGCCTCCAGGCCATGGCAAGATGGGGATTTGCTGTTCCAAGGCAAACGCGGGCCGCTGACGACGTCCTGGCTGCGCCGCATGGTCATCGGCTGGTGCGAAGCCGTCAACCTGCCCGGCCACTACGGTTCGCACACCCTGCGCAAAACCTTCGGCTACCAGATGCGCGTGAACCACAACGTGGACATTCCCACGCTCATGGCCGTGTACAACCACGCAACCCAGAAGCAGACCCTCGATTACTTGTGCATCCAGCCGGACGAGATCCGGTCGGTGTACGCCATCGAGCTGGTGTGA